In Halorubellus sp. JP-L1, one DNA window encodes the following:
- a CDS encoding chemotaxis protein CheD, which translates to MKTYGSEPGAPEPVQVGISEFVVRGRDAEDTLKSYGLGSCLAVALWDPDSKIGGLAHVMLPDGDSAGGADEKPGKYADTAIRAMLRRMVEKGAAYTSVEARIAGGSDMFEFESFGDGVGQRNTAAAKEELDKLGVPVVAEDTGGQRGRTVEFDTGTGTLTVRTADGDRGVVEL; encoded by the coding sequence ATGAAGACGTACGGTAGCGAACCCGGTGCGCCCGAGCCGGTCCAGGTCGGGATCTCGGAGTTCGTGGTCCGCGGGCGGGACGCCGAGGACACCCTGAAGTCGTACGGGCTCGGGTCGTGTCTCGCGGTCGCGCTCTGGGACCCGGACTCGAAGATCGGTGGGCTCGCGCACGTGATGCTCCCGGACGGCGATTCCGCGGGTGGTGCGGACGAGAAGCCCGGGAAGTACGCGGACACCGCAATCCGCGCGATGCTCCGTCGGATGGTGGAGAAGGGGGCGGCGTACACGAGCGTGGAGGCGCGGATCGCGGGCGGGAGCGACATGTTCGAGTTCGAGTCCTTCGGTGACGGCGTCGGCCAGCGGAACACGGCCGCGGCGAAGGAGGAGCTCGACAAGCTCGGCGTCCCGGTCGTCGCCGAGGACACGGGCGGGCAGCGCGGTCGCACGGTCGAGTTCGACACGGGCACGGGGACGCTCACGGTTCGAACCGCCGACGGCGACCGTGGAGTGGTCGAGCTGTGA
- a CDS encoding protein-glutamate O-methyltransferase CheR: MSGDAAYERVTAYVEDEIGFATSHYNDSYLQRRLASRMRRTGAADYDEYFEILAGNEEEAQALLDAFSINVTGFFRNPDVWEGIRGVLRDLSAENEHVYVWSAACADGREPYSLAMLAMDDPRVDAEKFHFYGTDINDESLATAQYGEYSSSRTVDIEEQLSFLSNFHAYVERDEDSFRMREGVRRKVTFAKHDLINDDPKSGFDLVVCRNLFIYIDNEYKQPILRTIADSLKPSGYLVIGKAETIPPQLKSAFEVLDGRLRIYRRD, translated from the coding sequence GTGAGCGGTGACGCTGCCTACGAGCGAGTGACGGCGTACGTCGAGGACGAGATCGGGTTCGCGACGAGCCACTACAACGACAGCTACCTGCAGCGTCGGCTGGCGAGCCGGATGCGCCGCACGGGGGCGGCGGACTACGACGAGTACTTCGAGATACTCGCCGGGAACGAGGAGGAAGCGCAAGCGCTCCTCGACGCGTTCTCGATCAACGTCACGGGGTTCTTCCGGAATCCGGACGTCTGGGAGGGGATCCGTGGCGTGCTCCGGGACCTCTCGGCGGAGAACGAGCACGTGTACGTGTGGTCTGCTGCGTGCGCGGACGGCCGAGAGCCGTACTCGCTGGCGATGCTCGCGATGGACGACCCGCGCGTGGACGCGGAGAAGTTCCACTTCTACGGGACGGACATCAACGACGAGTCGCTCGCGACCGCGCAGTACGGCGAATACTCGAGTTCGCGGACGGTCGACATCGAGGAACAGCTCTCCTTCCTCTCGAACTTCCACGCGTACGTGGAGCGGGACGAGGATTCGTTCCGGATGCGAGAGGGTGTCCGGCGGAAGGTGACGTTCGCGAAGCACGACCTCATCAACGACGACCCGAAGAGCGGGTTCGATCTCGTGGTGTGCCGGAACCTCTTCATCTACATCGACAACGAGTACAAGCAGCCAATCCTGCGGACGATCGCGGACTCGCTGAAGCCCAGCGGGTACCTGGTAATTGGGAAGGCGGAGACGATCCCGCCGCAGTTGAAGTCGGCGTTCGAGGTCTTGGACGGCCGACTCCGCATCTACCGTCGCGACTGA
- a CDS encoding chemotaxis protein CheC has product MKLDIKALGTFYEMAREGAGLAAGRLTRMTGVETRVGVTKLNFMRGSEIQKEFDDGRDKVGIRVELSDGIDGHSVIVFDRESALEVVRILLDSADADEFDDMSRSAVTEVGQIMNAGFIDGWADVLETAIDVETPEFVEGATADAFIGDLAEAPNADDFALLFQSRIEAVDTEIEFRHYLFPERESMARVLDRHRDPNSVGIEYDKLAGFDEMAKQGAKEVASNITTLTGIDTEVEVRRLNFASLEAIPEEIDDEMLVGVAHELDGNPSGYLLFLFDEQSAREVVEATVPSPPDDEFGDLGVSAIKELGNIMASGFIDGWANVLDTTIDHSPPEYIHDYGAAVIDPVVIQLGEDQEFAFVFDTVMRANDREFDCSIYAIPDQADLERALNELDVEKVADAETKADVSIDELENA; this is encoded by the coding sequence ATGAAACTGGACATCAAGGCACTCGGGACCTTCTACGAGATGGCGCGCGAAGGCGCCGGCCTCGCCGCGGGCCGACTCACGCGGATGACGGGCGTGGAGACGCGCGTCGGCGTGACGAAACTGAACTTCATGCGGGGCTCGGAGATCCAGAAGGAGTTCGACGACGGCCGCGACAAGGTCGGCATCCGCGTCGAACTGTCGGACGGGATCGACGGGCACTCCGTGATCGTCTTCGACCGGGAGAGCGCGCTCGAGGTCGTTCGCATCCTCTTGGATAGCGCGGACGCCGACGAGTTCGACGACATGAGTCGGAGCGCGGTGACGGAGGTCGGCCAGATCATGAACGCCGGGTTCATCGACGGCTGGGCGGACGTCCTCGAGACCGCGATCGACGTGGAGACCCCGGAGTTCGTCGAGGGTGCGACCGCGGACGCGTTCATCGGCGACCTCGCGGAGGCACCGAACGCGGACGACTTCGCGCTCCTCTTCCAGAGCCGGATCGAGGCCGTCGACACCGAGATCGAGTTCCGGCACTACCTGTTCCCGGAGCGCGAGTCGATGGCGCGCGTCCTCGACCGGCACCGCGACCCGAACTCGGTCGGGATCGAGTACGACAAGCTCGCCGGGTTCGACGAGATGGCGAAACAGGGCGCGAAGGAGGTCGCGTCGAACATCACGACGCTCACCGGCATCGATACCGAGGTCGAGGTCCGGCGGTTGAACTTCGCGAGCCTCGAAGCGATCCCGGAGGAGATTGACGACGAGATGCTCGTCGGCGTCGCGCACGAACTCGACGGCAACCCATCGGGGTACCTCCTGTTCCTGTTCGACGAGCAGAGTGCGCGCGAGGTCGTGGAGGCGACCGTGCCGAGTCCGCCCGACGACGAGTTCGGCGACCTCGGCGTCTCCGCGATCAAGGAACTCGGGAACATCATGGCGAGCGGGTTCATCGACGGGTGGGCGAACGTCCTCGACACGACGATCGATCATTCGCCGCCCGAGTACATCCACGACTACGGCGCCGCCGTCATCGACCCCGTCGTCATCCAGCTCGGCGAGGACCAGGAGTTCGCGTTCGTGTTCGACACCGTGATGCGCGCGAACGACCGCGAGTTCGACTGCTCGATCTACGCGATCCCGGACCAGGCCGACCTGGAGCGAGCGTTGAACGAACTGGACGTCGAGAAGGTCGCGGACGCCGAGACGAAGGCGGACGTCTCGATCGACGAACTGGAGAACGCATGA
- a CDS encoding chemotaxis protein CheA encodes MDEYVRDFVQEGEENVTELNNALLELEREPGDEEAMDRIFRMAHTLKGNAGAMGFDEASDLAHAIEDLLDAVRSGQMAVSADLMDDVFAAVDEFESMLDDVRAHGEIRTDPSDTIERLRAVEADATGAPSITEPSGGDLDDAVREADALDEADQTLYHVRLSIVRDDDVNNAALVVDALEDAFDLLGTTPSRDVVDADDASGRIDAVFGSAVTPSAIEAALEPVGAVDNWIISDVTDRYNAVDAAEDADAVDAADAAAAGDDGGAIPDDPAAEIDEDVAQDMSVDELLGEFDEYDDLDALVEEMDDVSGFDDLGEAGSFEDLDLGDDLDPADEPAADPLGGEDDLDLAGDDGTNLDGEDELDFAGDDDLDLAGDDDLDLGDGADAGADDADEDEQVEDAAETFAELKQEVDPVGFDELQDELDELEFDEYSDEEEVGFDELLGDDFEEGDDDFFGGDAEIGDDDLEDILVDDVTGFDEADDADAAEANADATEVEANADATEVEANADATEVEANADATEVEANADATEVEANADVADVEAETVDADAADVEADAPSVDDDVAGDADDGAVADASDALDEAQTADATEAVEAGASDEDEPELESADGFESAPDVDDFDDPTTADTDADAGGFGDDFGDDEFDLDAADPDAGTSLDDVDDAFADADDTLSSATGDDDLSSDVDADDLGSEFDADGLDADGFDDDPDLGDDDLDLGASDSEIEAAARDADDATPETDPTAGPLAGADEEDLDSVEVGEFELDDPDADAGTAGADVETGDFGTDAGGFDDGVDAGVEYGDVDAGGFDDAPDDAGGDAADAPEGEMDPDEARALVDATLPRGGDDDGDGDVQSVRVDVDQVDRLLNLVEGLVTNRVRLRRSVEEGASAATLDDDLDELEDITGELQDTVMDIRLVPLKMVANNLPRVVRDVSREQGKSVDFEMEGEDVEMDRTILDEISDPLVHLVRNAVDHGIESPEEREELEKPDAGTVRLEARRARDRVVVEVSDDGRGLDPDVLRDEAVEEGILDREEADAMTDDEARELVFHPGLSTAPEVTDVSGRGVGMDVVRSTVEDLDGEVEIESELGEGTTIRLVLPVSVAIDDVLFVECGDEEFGVPTKVVRDIGSAAAVEQVGDREVVRTDDGDETPLVRLGDALESPGSARADGGGMLLHVRGDVRDVALHCDRVQGQQEVVVKPYDDVLGGIPGLSGATVLGEGEVVNILDVKTL; translated from the coding sequence ATGGATGAGTACGTACGCGACTTCGTGCAGGAGGGCGAAGAGAACGTCACCGAGCTGAACAACGCGCTGCTGGAGCTGGAGCGCGAACCGGGTGACGAGGAGGCGATGGACCGCATCTTCCGCATGGCGCACACGCTGAAGGGGAATGCGGGCGCGATGGGGTTCGACGAGGCCAGCGACCTGGCACACGCCATCGAGGACTTGCTGGACGCGGTCCGGTCGGGCCAGATGGCGGTGTCCGCGGACCTGATGGACGACGTGTTCGCGGCCGTCGACGAGTTCGAGTCGATGCTCGACGACGTGCGCGCGCACGGTGAGATTCGAACGGATCCGAGCGACACGATCGAGCGCCTGCGGGCGGTCGAGGCGGACGCGACGGGTGCGCCATCGATCACGGAACCGTCGGGCGGCGATCTCGACGACGCGGTCCGCGAGGCGGACGCGCTCGACGAGGCGGACCAGACGTTGTACCACGTCCGGCTCTCGATCGTCCGCGACGACGACGTGAACAACGCCGCGCTCGTCGTGGACGCGCTCGAGGACGCGTTCGACTTGCTCGGGACGACGCCGTCCCGGGACGTGGTGGACGCGGACGACGCGTCGGGCCGCATCGACGCGGTGTTCGGGTCGGCGGTGACGCCGTCGGCGATCGAGGCGGCGCTAGAGCCCGTCGGCGCGGTCGACAACTGGATCATCTCCGACGTCACCGACCGCTACAACGCCGTCGACGCCGCGGAGGACGCTGACGCCGTCGACGCCGCCGATGCTGCGGCGGCCGGGGACGACGGCGGCGCGATTCCGGACGACCCCGCCGCGGAGATCGACGAGGACGTCGCCCAGGACATGTCCGTCGACGAACTCCTCGGCGAGTTCGACGAGTACGACGACCTGGACGCGCTCGTCGAGGAGATGGACGACGTGTCCGGGTTCGACGACCTCGGCGAGGCCGGGTCGTTCGAGGACCTCGACCTCGGCGACGACCTGGACCCGGCGGACGAACCCGCCGCCGACCCGCTCGGCGGCGAGGACGACCTCGACCTCGCCGGTGACGACGGGACGAACCTCGACGGCGAGGACGAACTCGACTTCGCGGGCGACGACGACCTCGACCTCGCGGGCGACGACGACCTGGATCTCGGCGACGGCGCCGACGCCGGGGCGGACGACGCCGACGAGGACGAGCAAGTCGAGGACGCCGCGGAGACGTTCGCCGAACTCAAACAGGAGGTCGACCCGGTCGGGTTCGACGAACTTCAGGACGAGCTCGACGAACTCGAGTTCGACGAGTACAGCGACGAGGAGGAGGTCGGGTTCGACGAACTCCTCGGCGACGACTTCGAGGAGGGCGACGACGACTTCTTCGGCGGCGACGCCGAGATCGGGGACGACGACCTCGAAGACATCCTCGTCGACGACGTCACCGGGTTCGACGAAGCCGACGACGCGGACGCTGCCGAAGCGAACGCGGACGCTACCGAAGTCGAAGCGAACGCGGACGCTACCGAAGTCGAAGCGAACGCGGACGCTACCGAAGTCGAAGCGAACGCGGACGCTACCGAAGTCGAAGCGAACGCGGACGCTACCGAAGTCGAAGCGAACGCGGACGTAGCGGACGTGGAGGCCGAGACGGTCGACGCCGACGCAGCGGACGTAGAGGCCGACGCACCGAGCGTCGACGACGACGTCGCTGGAGACGCGGACGACGGTGCCGTCGCAGACGCCAGTGACGCGCTCGACGAAGCGCAGACGGCCGACGCGACCGAAGCCGTCGAAGCCGGCGCGTCCGACGAGGACGAGCCGGAGCTGGAGTCCGCAGACGGGTTCGAGAGCGCGCCGGACGTCGACGACTTCGACGATCCGACGACCGCCGACACCGACGCCGACGCGGGTGGGTTCGGCGACGACTTCGGCGACGACGAGTTCGACCTCGACGCCGCCGACCCGGACGCCGGCACGTCCCTCGACGACGTCGACGACGCGTTCGCGGACGCCGACGATACGCTGTCGAGCGCGACCGGCGATGACGACCTCTCAAGTGACGTCGACGCGGACGACCTCGGCAGCGAGTTCGACGCGGACGGCCTCGACGCGGACGGCTTCGACGACGACCCCGATCTCGGGGACGACGACCTCGACCTCGGGGCTAGCGACTCCGAAATCGAAGCCGCGGCTCGGGACGCCGACGACGCGACGCCCGAGACCGACCCGACCGCCGGCCCGCTCGCGGGCGCAGACGAGGAGGACCTCGATAGCGTCGAAGTCGGCGAGTTCGAACTCGACGACCCCGACGCGGACGCCGGGACCGCCGGTGCGGACGTCGAGACCGGTGACTTCGGGACGGACGCCGGCGGGTTCGACGACGGCGTCGACGCCGGCGTCGAGTACGGCGACGTCGACGCTGGCGGGTTCGACGACGCGCCCGACGACGCGGGTGGCGACGCTGCCGACGCGCCCGAAGGCGAGATGGACCCCGACGAAGCGCGGGCGCTCGTCGACGCGACGCTCCCGCGCGGCGGCGACGACGACGGCGACGGCGACGTGCAGAGCGTTCGCGTCGACGTCGACCAGGTCGACCGCCTGCTGAACCTCGTCGAGGGACTCGTCACGAACCGCGTCCGGTTGCGTCGCTCCGTCGAGGAGGGCGCGAGCGCCGCGACGCTCGACGACGACCTCGACGAACTCGAGGACATCACGGGCGAACTCCAGGACACCGTGATGGACATCCGGCTCGTCCCCCTGAAGATGGTCGCGAATAACCTGCCGCGGGTCGTCCGCGACGTCTCGCGCGAACAGGGCAAGAGCGTCGACTTCGAGATGGAGGGCGAGGACGTCGAGATGGACCGCACCATCCTCGACGAGATCAGCGACCCGCTCGTGCACCTCGTGCGGAACGCCGTCGACCACGGCATCGAATCGCCCGAGGAACGCGAGGAATTGGAGAAACCGGACGCGGGAACCGTGCGGCTCGAAGCGCGTCGGGCGCGGGATCGCGTCGTCGTGGAAGTCAGCGACGACGGCCGCGGCCTCGACCCGGACGTCCTCCGCGACGAAGCCGTCGAGGAGGGCATCCTCGATCGCGAGGAGGCGGACGCGATGACGGACGACGAGGCGCGCGAGCTCGTGTTCCATCCGGGGCTGTCGACGGCGCCGGAAGTGACGGACGTCAGCGGTCGTGGGGTGGGGATGGACGTCGTCCGGTCGACGGTCGAAGACCTCGACGGCGAGGTCGAGATCGAGAGCGAACTCGGCGAGGGCACCACGATACGGCTCGTGCTTCCGGTGTCGGTCGCGATCGACGACGTCCTGTTCGTGGAGTGCGGCGACGAGGAGTTCGGCGTCCCGACGAAGGTCGTTCGGGACATCGGCTCGGCGGCGGCGGTGGAACAGGTCGGCGACCGCGAGGTCGTTCGAACCGACGACGGGGACGAGACCCCGCTCGTCCGACTCGGTGACGCGCTCGAATCGCCGGGCAGCGCCCGGGCGGACGGCGGCGGCATGCTCCTGCACGTCCGCGGGGACGTCAGGGACGTGGCGCTGCACTGCGACCGCGTTCAGGGCCAACAGGAAGTCGTCGTGAAGCCGTACGACGACGTCCTCGGTGGGATTCCAGGGCTCTCGGGCGCGACGGTCCTCGGCGAGGGCGAGGTCGTGAACATCCTCGACGTGAAAACGCTATGA
- a CDS encoding chemotaxis protein CheC: MSLMVDIRKLSFINEMAKVGTNGVAENMSKLTGEDAQMEVTKTNFIDVQDIKSQLDDGKRVGVRVRLMEPPHGHVLILFPESSAKKVTALMLSDMVDDMGDVSGEMARSAVEELGNMMASGFIDGWADVLGRTIDIATPQLVYAPAGDIVERTAGLGGEDLALFFDSNLTVPSYDIAAEIYAFPDLEEFVEMVNSIEAQPQ; this comes from the coding sequence ATGAGCTTGATGGTCGACATTCGGAAGCTTAGCTTCATCAACGAGATGGCAAAGGTGGGGACGAACGGCGTCGCCGAGAACATGAGTAAACTGACGGGCGAGGACGCCCAGATGGAGGTGACGAAGACGAACTTCATCGACGTCCAGGACATCAAGTCCCAGCTCGACGACGGGAAGCGCGTCGGCGTCCGCGTGCGGCTGATGGAGCCGCCACACGGGCACGTCCTCATCCTCTTCCCGGAATCGTCCGCGAAGAAGGTGACGGCGCTGATGCTGTCGGACATGGTCGACGACATGGGTGACGTGTCCGGCGAGATGGCGCGGTCCGCGGTCGAGGAACTCGGGAACATGATGGCCAGCGGGTTCATCGACGGGTGGGCGGACGTGCTCGGGCGGACGATCGACATCGCGACGCCCCAGCTCGTGTACGCGCCCGCTGGAGACATCGTCGAGCGGACGGCGGGTCTCGGCGGCGAGGACCTCGCGCTGTTCTTCGACTCGAACCTCACGGTCCCGAGTTACGACATCGCAGCGGAGATCTACGCGTTCCCCGACCTCGAGGAATTCGTGGAGATGGTCAACAGCATCGAGGCCCAGCCCCAATGA